GAGTAATTTAACATCAGAGGTTGGGAcgaaatgaaagaaacaaaaagattcCAGTTAATATGGACATCTTTACCTGTGAGTAAGCAGTATTATCcctaaaatgtatatgtaaacCTGGCCAAGAAAAAAGATAGTtcgaaaagaagagaaagactaTTATTCAAtaaatcagaatttaaaaatGCCTAAAAGTTAAAactttgaaaatacaaatattcaGTTCAGACTATAACAAATTTTTAGGTCTATGGATAAAGAATAGTTTTGAAGGCTTTTCCTTTAATTTTCCTAAGTATACCAAATTTATAAGATCTAGTTAATATAGGTTCAGGACCTTAGTACAGGTTCCCTGCAGACCAGTTTTCCAGCCTatgagtttaaaatgaaatcttcaTGAACATGAGAGAAGGTTTATGGCCCATGTGAGGAAAAGGGGTTCTGACCACATGGATCTGTTTTATAGATATTGCCCTCATAACTTTCAGTAGCAAAAGGTCTCTAGAGCCTGAGGCTTCCCCTACCTCCATGACTAAGAAGTGACTCTGGTTCAACCCAAACCCCTCTGTGGATCTCAGTGCAAAGATGCTCAAGACAACAGCCTAAACTCAAAGCAGAGATATCCTAAGTAGTTGACAAGATCGTATCAAGATTTCATACCTGAAGGTTCGGGCTAACTGATGTAAGGAACGCTGACAGCAtcacctttctttcctcctggtGTCACATTGTATGCAGGCAGAGTAACACATGTCCACTCAAGGACTTAGAGACTAACCATACCTATGCATCCACCATCCAAATACCTGGGTAGAGCAATGCGGTGGGAACCAACACACAAGCCAGGATGATTGacagggagaaaataaaagagatctGGGGACGGTTATGACAAAGTTTTACATGTACTAAATGTATTGGTAAAATCTCATTTTAGTGACGATGCAGTATAGGGCACAAGGAAAGCTCCAAATGAGCATGTGCTGTTTGAGGTGGGCACAGCCATGCCAGGGACCAATGCCTCAGTCCTATGGGAGTGGCAGAACCTGCCACAGGTGAGGCTCAGAGGAATGGCAAGGCCTTCCTGGGACCCAAGTGTAAATGCTGACAGTGTGTacagaaaatgtccaccatagtATCCTCCCCAGATATTTATGACCTGAATGAAGACTGTCCCCTACAGAGATCGTCACTGCCTCCTGTTCACTTGTACAGTATAACCCTGCCTCCTTGTCCAGCTGTATGTAGTAACCTGCCCCACTGTTTAACTGTAATAAGAAACATGCTGAGCTTCCAGGACACTGGGGCTTCTTCATCAGAGAGCCCAGGACACCCAACACCAGCTGTTCTATGtccctgtgtctgtcctttcttcattccctggcTTCCCCAGTCAGGTCAAGACCATGAAAGGATGcagcaatgaagaaaaataatgtatacTTAAGGTAAATATGgaacatttatgtatttttctcttcttttttaaaaaaaattataactggGCAGTtgtgacatacacctttaatttttaatcccacattcagaaggcagaggcagacaaatctctgagttcgaggccagcctgatctgcagagtgaattccaggaccaccaggactacatagaataTGCTCTACACAAAGAGGCATTATAAAACACacaattttctgtatttgttgcATATTCAAACTGAAATCTAGAACTACACTTTTTAAATTCCACATTTTGATGTTTTGCTGGAACAAAAGGAATATGGGTCTCAATTTCACAATATATCCAGAGAAGTAGGTGTTGCTTTCTTTTTGGATATCAtttttgacttttgtttgtttagttttgttggttttcttccatttatttgtggtgctggggatcaaacccaaggcctcagCCAGTCAAGGTAAGGACTCTACTGCAGAGATCAGAGATCTCAAATGCTTTTCACaaaataaacatgtacacattAATACAGTGCTGAAGCACAGCACAGTGAATACGTAAAAATGCCtctagaggaaagggaaggagagagggagggagggagggagggaaagagccCAAGAGTAGTTGGATGTAATATCCATCTCAGTGGATATTACATGAAGAAACGTGCACCATGTGAGTATTTTACCTGCAGAGTTCTTTGTAGCCTGTCTTTTTCCTGCATAAGTAACTCGTATTCTTGATTGCAATTTTGAATTATATTGTCTCGTTCCTCCAAATCATGTTCAAATCTCCTGCattcttctttccatttctcttggGAAGTCTGAAATGTTCTCTCAATCTCATTTGCCTTTCCCTGAAGTTCTGAATTCTGAGCTATTAAAAATATGATAGaataattaacatatttatttataaccaCAAATTAATTCATTTAGAGTCTAAGAGCCTAACCAAAGGAGCTGACTTTATTTACATGATCTTTAAGACAAAACATTGAACTTTCTCCCTTTGGTAACCTCTAGGAAAACTCTCTGTGCCTGTACTACTTTATTGATTTTCATTCTCCTGCTTCTCTCAGACAGACATGATTTTGCTATGAGCCAATATGGCATATCCTTGAAGGCTGTGCTTAGGTACACCTCCAGCACCAGCTGCTAACTCTTTCCTCTGTTCAAGAAAACAAATCTGgaccagtgtggtggcacacactttaatcccagcactctggaggcagatgaAGACAGAtcacagagttcaaggccagcatggtctacaaagtcagttccaggatagctagagctacacagagaaaccctgtctcaaaaaaaaaaaaaaaaaaaaaaaaaaaaaaaaaaaaaaaaaacatatatacatacataagtaaataaatccttGCCTACAAATAGCTACTAGCTCAGTGGGTCAAATGAGTAGCCTCagaagcctgataacctgagttttaTTCCCAGATTCTacaatggaagaaaagaactaactTTGAAAAGGTTATTTTCTGACTTCCCCTCTGcatcccatcacacacacacacacacacacacacacacacacacacacagcatgaaaGCGACTCCTTTACAATAAcagttttataagaaaacaaactaaatgtGTGTATTTCCCCTTTTTGAGCAGGCCTTAAGTGGGACTACttcattattttattgtgtgtgtgtgtgtgtgtgtgtgtgtgtgtgtgtgtgtgtgtgtgtgtaagtgtccgtgtgtgagtgtgtggtatgttCGAAGGCCACAGAAAGGTGTCAGCTGACCTGCTTTGTCACCCTCCACAACATTCctctgacacagggtctcaggAGAACCTGAGCTCAgctgctggccagcaagcctaaaTGGTCCTCCTGTCTGTGGCCCCCGACAACACTGGAGCTAACTTTACAACATGGAGTTTTTTTATGCGGTCCTGGGTATTTGAACTTAGGCCCTTGTGCTTAAGAACTTGCATGCTTGAGACTCGTACACACTGAGCCATGACTCCAGTTccatatttatctttcaaaaGCCGGTGACATCTAgagcaactttatttttttctaagatttttcatgtcttttgcctgcatgtacatacggacatcacatgtgtgtctgatgccctcagagattagaagagggcattagattctctCTAGCTGGATACATATGATTGTGAGCTTCCTGGGAACCAAAaaaagagcaacaggtgctcttaaccagagAAGTAGGCCTGGAGCAAGAACAAGGTAGAGACGTGTCCAAACCCCaaaaaatctcatcctgagacaGGCAGGTGTAAGGATCACCCTCTTCCTGTTCTGGGCCTCCACACCTCAGTACAAGTATCTTTTCAACTCCTATCTTTACCTGCCTTGAGATAGTCACGTAGCCTCAAGGCAAAATTAAAGGTTTAACTTCCTCTCCCCTCATAAGGATGAGTCCAGCAAGTCCTGGAATTCCCCCTCATTCAAATGGAGCATTCCCAGCACCTCAGCGCCTCCTCCCCCACAAGGTTTATATGGCCTCTCTTACCTCCGCCTCAATAAAGAGAGCTGGAACACTGAACACCATCTCCAAAAAGGCTGTCCTAACCCCTCCACCGCCCTCATCCCCTTAGCACTCAAGACAACAGTTCTTTCCAGCCCACCCACCCTGACAAACTTCATTCCTTTCATTCCTTTCATTCCTGCTCACAACAGTGTCTGATTACCCCAAGGGCAGAAGCAGGGCCAGCACATCCTTTTAAAGGATTTTCTCACATACCTGATGATTCTCGGTAACCTACTACTATGAAGAGTAAAGAAActccaaatatattttatagacaaTATTCACATCAACTAGATTCTGACCTGGTGAGTGACAAGCTGAGAACTGTGGTCTttactgaaaaataatatttttttaagatttatttgttttatgtatatgaatacactgtagcagTCTTcaaaccagaagaaggcatcagatcccattattacagatggttgtgagccaccatgtggttgctgggaattgaactcaggacctctggaagagcagtcagtgctcttaactgctgagtcatctctccagccccattgggGGATAATCTAACCGTGTTGTTTACTGAGAAACCCATACCGTCAGTATCATTAGATTTTGCTTCACTCCCAGAAAAGGCCTCCAAATACCTACATGTGGTATAGGGACTGGGGTAGTAGCTTCTGGAAAGGTAGCAGGAAAGGGAACTGGAGGAGATGGTTCCTATAAACTTAGTGTTAGATACGTGATCTTCCTGGGTTCGCCAGGCCCCTCGATTTGACCATGTGCAGAGTTCAAGTGCTACATCTTCTGCTAGGAAATGGGAGTAATTTCAAAGCAATATGCTCTttgaaagaaagataagaatCAGAAGCCAGCTTCAGGCTTCACAAGCATCATACATGTATGTGGTACTCAGACAAGCTTGTAGGGGAAACACGGATGcatagaaaatgtttaaaatcctgCAGCCTGCCCTAGGCAATTGTTACATTTTTGCTACATTTGCTTTATCAGATGTTCATCCATCTATGCACACAACCATCCATTTATACCCAGCACTCCATCACACTGTGTATGCATTTCTAACCACAAAGAGAGCGGCGGGACATCTCACTTACATCAATAGAAAAACTGCTAATGTGATTGCTAACTGGATACGATATACAGTCTTACTACTTTAAGTAAAATTTACATACACTGAGATGAACATTTAGGATCCTACAAATGTAAGATGTTTAGGTTACACTTCTCTTAGCTTGCCTAAATAGCATAACCCCATGTAATCCAAAcaattatcaaaatatttttaaaaatcctttaacCCAAGACCCctcatatttctttaatttctattttattttatgtatataggtattttgcctacatgcatgtatgtccACCACTTGTAtgcttggtgcctgcagaagctaAAAGAGGGGTTGGGTTCCTAGGAGTTGGTTGGAGTTAACAAACGCTTTtgagctgtcctgtgggtgctgggaatggaacccaggtcctcttgacggacagtcagtgttcttaacctcctGAGTCATTTCCCAGCCCCAAGCTCCCTCATATTTTTGCCTACTACCTACTCACTTCAGGGAAAACCACTATTCAGATTTTATTCATAACAATTAGTTTTTCCTATAACAAAACTTTATGTACAAAAAAAGTCACATGAGATGTCCTCATgtataaaaaaatttcttttgctCAACATATTTCTAAGAATCATTAACTTTACATATTAGCATTGGTCCCTTTTTATGGTTGAGTAATGTTTCATTATACAAGTACAACACAATCCTTACGTTATGTACTTTTTACTAACATGATCTGGATGCTTGCTTTAGTTATACGGTAATCTAAGTGAAtttgcatgcatttatttatattttaaataatagtttatttatttacaactaAATCCTACATAACAGAAGTTTTAGGGGGTTAAATttagtgtctttttcttttcaagtcaCAGAATCTAATGCAGTAACAtagaaacctacagaatcaacaaaGTCACTTTCAGTGTTTCTTGAACATGCAGACTGTTTGGCTAGAAATTTTGACTCAAATTATGTTTTAAAGGGGCCTAGAGTGTAAACagaatgtacatacacacacacacaatttgtgaTTTTGAGTATTACTTAAAGAACAAGAATTCTAAAACCATGACTAGCAGaattctgtattctttttctaTACATGTAACAATATAAATATTAACTaagctgaggatgtagctcagctggtagaacaCTAGACTAGTAATTCACAAAGCACTGTGTTCAGCCAACGGAAGCACCGTGTAAATCAGGAGCAGTGGAAAACATCTTAGATGCTGAATGCAAGAAAGagttcacaagttcaaggtcatcttcagctacacagaaGGATGAGGGATCCTGGGATACATCACACccttccccaacacacacaaaaaaaagtctCAGAATAAATAATGTAGGACTGAAAACCCTGTTCAGTGACAGTGCTTTCCTGCTATGCTCAAATCCCTGGGTTAAATCCCCAACGTGGAAACAGAAGAATTTAAACACCTTACAGATACATATCTAGTCCCGTGGGTGAAAAACTCCACTTGAGATCCAGTATGGATGTGCAACAGCAAGCAAGGTTGCGCGTGGAACAAAGCTTTGCCCTGAACTGGAAGAGGAGAAGCGGCCTTACCGCAGAGCTTCTCTTGAATCCGCTGCGCCTCGGCCAGTCTCTCCTCAGCCGCCCGTCTTCCCAGACCAGCCTCCTTTCTAGCAACAGCCAGGTCGTACTCCAGACGCTGTCGCAGCGCTTCTCCCTTTTCCACCTCAGACCGCAGCCTGGCAATCTGGCTCTCACAGCTTGACAGCTAAAAACAGATTCCTGAGCTCATGAACTAGCACTAAAACACGTCTGTGAGTTGATGAGGCTGCATAACGCACGTATTTACATTTCTTAGCGAAACCTCGCTCTGTGTTTACCAGAACTCATATTCTGGAACATTAGGAAAGAAACACTGCTTCACCAGGTGATAACCATAAGCACCTATAGAGACTGCACTAAAGGAAAAGCCtttttaaacaaaggaaaaaatgtacatGTGAATCACAAACTCATGcctagaaaatgaaaatgcatgccacataataaatacttaaaactTCATATAGtcctctccttctgtctcctaaATGTACTCAAGAAGCAAACAGGGCTGAGGAGGGGGCTCGTCAGTGTGCAGTGCTGGCTGCCCGGCCTTCCAGGGGACCCCAGCTCAGTTCTGAGCATCATGAGGGGCAGTTCATAACCCCCTgggactccagttccaaggggatcCGAcactctctctggcttctgagggtaacccacacacacataacacatatgaacacacacataaaaataaaaaatgtttaaaagaagcAAATGGCAACAAAGTACAATTTAGTGAATAATGTGTTATTTTTTCTTAGTTAAAGTATCAATGACAACATAGTAAGTAAGAATACTATAAAGATTCTAGCAAAGGGCTACCAATTGTGTCATTCCGCGCACTAAGGTGACACAAACGGCTCAAACTAGAATGTGAGGATCTATAATGTTCTTACTCTAAAATTATATAGTCAATAGTTAGATCATTTATCATTCATAAGTAATTTATATACTAAGTAATACTTAAACTTGTGATGTGgtaagaaaataggaaaaaaaatgttatagagCTCTTGGGTCAAGGACCTACATGCTACAGAAAAGTATATAAACTAaattttgtaaatgaaataaaaataaaattttataatagtttgaagaaaagtaaaactactatgtgtttggctttgtttttaaagagatttaaaagaaagcagGAGTGGAGCTGAGGgaagggaggtgaggaggagatgggagaagtgggggggggagtgatcaaaatgtattatataacattttttcaattaaaaaactaaaatgctAAATATTTAAACCAAAAACCttgtacttaaaaaaataaaattaaaaaagatctgagaatgtagctcactagcatataaacacaaaaagatattaagatttaaatataaaaatgaagactAAGAATACAAAAGgcagagacatacacatataatttatgACTTctcttaaaaggaaaagaaacctaCTGCACAtgaattatacatatgtataaaatatatacatactaataatatgttataataaaacaaaaacaaagataacTTCTGAATTacactaattaaaattttatatacaaatgtacTTAAGAAAAAGACTGTTCCACAACTCACATCCTAAAGGAATCtacattataatttcaaaaaatgtaACTGGTTTAAGCCATATATAATAACAACACATAAGATCACACAAcacggggctggtgagatggctcagtggttaagagcattggctgctcttccggaggtcatgagttcaaatcccagcaactacatggtggctcacaaccatcccgcaatgagatctgataccgtcttatggggtgtctgaagacagctacagtgtacttacatataataaataaaaacatttaaaaaaaaaaaaaaaaagatcacacaacacttgagaagctgaggcaggact
Above is a window of Arvicanthis niloticus isolate mArvNil1 chromosome 5, mArvNil1.pat.X, whole genome shotgun sequence DNA encoding:
- the Ccdc171 gene encoding coiled-coil domain-containing protein 171 isoform X4; its protein translation is MSLSTSNNATTGETQRLKNASLDVKQMLKNETESDITADLRKKLHRAKKEKLEMTTKHNAELSSCESQIARLRSEVEKGEALRQRLEYDLAVARKEAGLGRRAAEERLAEAQRIQEKLCAQNSELQGKANEIERTFQTSQEKWKEECRRFEHDLEERDNIIQNCNQEYELLMQEKDRLQRTLQVKYSHGARFFM